One Aquila chrysaetos chrysaetos chromosome 22, bAquChr1.4, whole genome shotgun sequence genomic window carries:
- the LOC115334443 gene encoding leukotriene C4 synthase-like isoform X1, with amino-acid sequence MLDQIHLLAAVTVLGVLEQAYFLLQVIYARRVFGISPPKISGPPEFERIFRAQVNSSEYFPIFLALLWQAGLFFHQGLAAALGLLYLYARYCYFMGYRASSSKSISPGHLAFLPLSLRGAEHPPASHSVTRSSVPHRCPCLRVLLPPAHGNRLAVPNTAKQQIHPHLSF; translated from the exons ATGTTGGATCAGATTCACCTGCTGGCTGCCGTGACAGTCCTGGGAGTCCTGGAGCAAG CCTACTTCTTGCTCCAGGTGATCTATGCCAGGAGGGTGTTTGGCATTTCTCCTCCAAAGATCTCAGGCCCACCTGAATTTGAAAGGATCTTTCGAGCACA GGTGAACTCCTCCGAGTACTTTCCCATTTTCCTGGCGCTTCTGTGGCAGGCTGGACTCTTCTTCCATCAAG GTCTGGCTGCAGCCTTGGGTCTGCTCTATCTCTATGCCCGCTACTGCTACTTTATGGGATACAGGGCATCGTCCTCAAAAAG CATCAGCCCTGGGcatcttgcatttcttcctctctcactACGTGGGGCTGAACATCCTCCAGCTTCTCACAGCGTGACCCGCTCCTCTGTCCCTCATCGGTGTCCTTGCCTTCGagtcctgctccctcctgcccatgGTAACAGACTGGCTGTACCTAATACAGCTAAGCAACAAATCCACCCTCACCTGAGTTTTTAA
- the LOC115334443 gene encoding leukotriene C4 synthase-like isoform X2, with amino-acid sequence MLDQIHLLAAVTVLGVLEQAYFLLQVIYARRVFGISPPKISGPPEFERIFRAQVNSSEYFPIFLALLWQAGLFFHQGLAAALGLLYLYARYCYFMGYRASSSKRLAPIYFSTGVLWILIAASALGILHFFLSHYVGLNILQLLTA; translated from the exons ATGTTGGATCAGATTCACCTGCTGGCTGCCGTGACAGTCCTGGGAGTCCTGGAGCAAG CCTACTTCTTGCTCCAGGTGATCTATGCCAGGAGGGTGTTTGGCATTTCTCCTCCAAAGATCTCAGGCCCACCTGAATTTGAAAGGATCTTTCGAGCACA GGTGAACTCCTCCGAGTACTTTCCCATTTTCCTGGCGCTTCTGTGGCAGGCTGGACTCTTCTTCCATCAAG GTCTGGCTGCAGCCTTGGGTCTGCTCTATCTCTATGCCCGCTACTGCTACTTTATGGGATACAGGGCATCGTCCTCAAAAAG GCTCGCCCCGATATACTTTAGCACTGGAGTTCTCTGGATTCTCATTGCAGCATCAGCCCTGGGcatcttgcatttcttcctctctcactACGTGGGGCTGAACATCCTCCAGCTTCTCACAGCGTGA